From a single Brassica oleracea var. oleracea cultivar TO1000 chromosome C5, BOL, whole genome shotgun sequence genomic region:
- the LOC106344978 gene encoding uncharacterized protein LOC106344978: protein MGQQVKWPPKIRAPDSFRNTDLWCEFHRDHGHKTEDCIALKIEVNELLQMGYLQEFLSEKAKNLLSKETPRKSDETKPASPPRQDQVIHVISGGSEISDISHAAAKKSTRNAKLGLETSKSKRLLLGTVEISFTAKGQEKVLAPHHDAIVVSLTVSNCLVRRILVDNGSSSNIIFQTAYQDLGLDESALTRKTTPLVGFSGEVGFSGEVKQTAGEVVLPVYAEGLNMSTKFLLVDCQSSYNMILGRPWIHDMGAVPSTLHQMVKFPTPWGIKAVRGDQENSRSCYQTTLKGKTKVL, encoded by the coding sequence ATGGGTCAACAGGTTAAATGGCCCCCGAAGATAAGGGCACCCGATTCCTTCCGGAACACCGACCTCTGGTGTGAGTTCCACCGTGACCATGGTCACAAGACGGAGGACTGCATCGCATTAAAGATCGAAGTCAATGAGCTCCTCCAAATGGGATATCTCCAGGAATTCCTCTCAGAAAAGGCGAAGAACCTCCTAAGCAAGGAGACACCCAGGAAATCTGATGAAACCAAGCCCGCGTCACCACCTCGCCAAGACCAAGTAATCCATGTCATATCCGGAGGTTCAGAGATAAGCGACATAAGCCATGCAGCTGCAAAGAAGAGCACTCGAAACGCCAAACTTGGTCTGGAGACGTCTAAATCAAAACGTCTACTCTTGGGAACCGTCGAGATAAGCTTCACGGCGAAGGGGCAAGAGAAGGTCCTGGCTCCCCATCATGACGCTATAGTAGTATCGCTTACCGTATCAAACTGCTTGGTAAGGAGGATCCTAGTAGATAACGGAAGCTCCAGCAACATCATCTTCCAGACCGCCTATCAGGACCTAGGGTTGGATGAAAGTGCCTTAACTAGAAAGACAACCCCACTCGTGGGATTCAGCGGAGAGGTGGGATTCAGCGGAGAGGTGAAGCAAACCGCCGGTGAAGTGGTTCTTCCAGTCTATGCTGAAGGACTCAACATGTCAACTAAGTTCCTCCTCGTCGACTGCCAATCATCCTACAACATGATCTTGGGAAGACCATGGATCCATGATATGGGAGCTGTCCCCTCAACACTCCATCAAATGGTGAAGTTCCCTACTCCTTGGGGCATCAAGGCCGTCAGGGGTGATCAAGAAAATTCTCGATCCTGCTACCAGACCACCTTAAAGGGGAAGACAAAGGTCTTATAG